In one Mycobacteroides chelonae genomic region, the following are encoded:
- a CDS encoding RND family transporter, whose translation MSHQYSPAFERAGRFVAKHAKLVILAWIAVGVLVNAAWPQLERVANEHSVSPLPTGEVSPALASMKEMGKAFGRPGIDNAVIIVMHSDKGFDADAQARYSALIDRLGANKEYVTFVQDQLGDPRMRSNPVARKQVLSEDGTTWYALAGLAGDLGTPLAQRAYRSVDDLVKQTFAGSAATANITGAAGTVTDMGNAALGDLPKIGAVTVVVIGLILLLVFRSWFTAMLPLLVMGMSLLIARGVIAGLADRGLVPVSSVSAGLMMAVLMGASVNYTVFLVSRYHERIRAGEAPPDALAHACGSMTRVILATAATVAIANIAQLTAKLAFLAAAGPAVSMGVIVAFFVVTTLLPATLSLAAQRGLGLPGPDRAGVYWHRMGVNIVRHPWPVFGAAIVILLAAASFVPFMRPSFDMSRVLPDSAQSNQGMRILNAHFPANSVMPQYLLVQAPSDLRNPRALADLDQMAERISQLPGVGKVVGITRPDGNKLTQATLAWQIGYMGTQIDKTGGQVNADLRPQLERMSKLADVMSAMTNELGDGDLVRMQQMMPQMLSMAKEVEEQLDRYQSLISQMGTVAGMVDQLAKMGPSVEATFSALDAGASLTQTLAASPFCPVQPDCVTLRDQLVELRDKGPLSSADSLRESVRAVTGGKTITQLLGDMNNQFKQIRGLLAKLPEMERKFERISGYFQQLQGLGVDMNSVKTMGVRIRDLNTQLEDTVRSMGEAAVTLQTIGKDSSSPAASGFSVPGAMLQNPGFKELSSAFLQDGGRTAMYLVQSPLNPYGPEAMQLSRDMERVGNEATPNTALAGATVSVGGFPAINADLKKAYDSDLREIIVVTLLIIFLVMCLLLRAVIAPLYLLGTVLLTYIASLGIGVLVFQVLLGQQLDWAVPAMTFVLIVAVGADYNMLFISRLREESARGMRLGIIRTVRQTGSVITSAGLVFAASLLGMMVGSVNQMVQMGFIIGVGILLDTFIVRTLMVPTLAQAFGKLSWWPSKA comes from the coding sequence ATGTCGCACCAATACAGTCCGGCGTTCGAACGGGCCGGCCGTTTCGTGGCCAAGCACGCAAAGCTGGTGATACTGGCATGGATAGCGGTCGGTGTTTTGGTCAATGCCGCGTGGCCGCAACTAGAGCGGGTCGCCAACGAACACTCGGTCAGTCCGCTGCCGACGGGCGAAGTGAGCCCGGCATTGGCATCGATGAAGGAGATGGGAAAGGCGTTCGGCCGTCCCGGAATCGATAACGCCGTCATCATCGTCATGCACAGCGACAAGGGATTTGACGCCGATGCGCAGGCTCGGTACTCCGCGCTGATTGACCGGCTGGGCGCGAACAAGGAGTACGTCACCTTCGTGCAGGATCAGCTGGGCGATCCGCGGATGCGCAGTAACCCGGTGGCGCGCAAGCAGGTTCTCAGCGAGGACGGCACCACGTGGTACGCGCTGGCGGGTCTGGCCGGGGACCTTGGTACTCCGTTGGCGCAGAGGGCATATCGCTCCGTTGATGATTTGGTGAAGCAGACTTTCGCGGGATCGGCCGCCACCGCGAACATCACCGGTGCGGCGGGCACTGTCACCGATATGGGCAACGCCGCGCTGGGTGATCTGCCCAAGATCGGCGCGGTGACGGTGGTCGTCATCGGCCTCATCTTGTTGTTGGTCTTCCGTTCGTGGTTCACCGCGATGCTGCCGTTGCTGGTGATGGGGATGAGTCTGCTCATCGCGCGTGGAGTCATCGCCGGACTTGCCGATCGGGGCCTGGTCCCGGTGTCCTCGGTGTCTGCCGGGCTGATGATGGCCGTGCTGATGGGGGCCAGCGTCAACTACACGGTGTTCCTGGTGAGTCGGTACCACGAGCGAATTCGCGCGGGGGAGGCGCCGCCGGATGCGCTGGCGCATGCCTGTGGCTCGATGACCAGGGTCATCCTGGCGACGGCTGCCACGGTGGCGATCGCCAATATCGCCCAGTTGACCGCCAAGCTGGCCTTCCTCGCGGCGGCCGGTCCGGCCGTGTCCATGGGGGTGATCGTCGCGTTCTTCGTGGTCACCACGCTGTTACCGGCGACGCTGAGTCTGGCCGCCCAGCGCGGGTTGGGCCTGCCCGGGCCGGACCGGGCAGGCGTGTACTGGCACCGGATGGGGGTGAACATCGTGCGGCACCCCTGGCCCGTCTTCGGTGCGGCGATTGTGATCCTTTTGGCGGCGGCGTCCTTCGTGCCCTTCATGCGGCCCAGTTTCGATATGTCGCGGGTGCTGCCGGATTCGGCCCAGTCGAACCAGGGTATGCGGATACTCAATGCCCACTTTCCCGCCAATTCGGTGATGCCGCAATATCTCCTGGTACAGGCGCCATCGGATCTGCGCAATCCGCGTGCGTTGGCCGATCTTGACCAGATGGCCGAGCGCATCTCTCAACTCCCGGGAGTCGGGAAGGTTGTCGGCATCACCCGTCCGGATGGCAACAAGCTCACTCAGGCGACGTTGGCATGGCAGATCGGATACATGGGAACGCAGATCGACAAGACAGGCGGGCAGGTCAACGCCGACCTGCGGCCCCAGCTCGAACGGATGTCCAAACTCGCCGATGTCATGTCGGCCATGACCAACGAACTGGGCGACGGGGATCTGGTCCGGATGCAGCAGATGATGCCGCAGATGTTGTCGATGGCCAAAGAGGTTGAAGAGCAGTTGGACCGGTATCAGTCGCTGATATCGCAGATGGGCACGGTGGCGGGGATGGTGGATCAGCTCGCGAAGATGGGCCCCTCGGTTGAGGCGACCTTCTCGGCGCTCGACGCCGGGGCGTCGTTGACCCAGACGCTGGCCGCATCCCCGTTCTGCCCGGTGCAACCCGATTGTGTGACGCTGCGCGACCAGCTCGTCGAGCTACGCGACAAGGGGCCGCTGTCGTCGGCGGATAGCCTGCGCGAGTCGGTGCGGGCGGTCACCGGTGGCAAGACGATCACCCAGCTGCTGGGTGATATGAATAATCAGTTCAAGCAGATTCGCGGACTACTCGCGAAATTGCCCGAGATGGAACGCAAGTTCGAACGCATCTCCGGCTACTTCCAGCAGCTTCAGGGACTGGGTGTCGACATGAACTCCGTCAAGACGATGGGCGTGCGAATCCGCGACCTGAACACCCAACTTGAGGACACCGTACGGTCCATGGGCGAGGCGGCCGTAACCCTGCAGACCATTGGCAAGGATTCCAGTTCCCCTGCCGCATCCGGGTTCTCCGTGCCGGGAGCGATGTTGCAGAATCCTGGATTCAAGGAGCTGAGTTCGGCGTTTCTACAGGACGGTGGGCGTACCGCCATGTATCTGGTTCAGTCACCGCTCAACCCCTATGGGCCCGAGGCGATGCAGCTGAGCCGCGATATGGAGCGCGTCGGAAACGAGGCCACGCCCAACACCGCGCTGGCCGGTGCCACGGTGTCGGTGGGCGGATTCCCCGCTATCAATGCCGATCTGAAGAAGGCCTACGACAGTGATCTGCGCGAGATCATCGTCGTCACGCTGCTCATCATCTTCCTGGTGATGTGTCTGCTGCTGAGGGCGGTGATCGCGCCGCTGTACCTACTGGGCACGGTGCTGCTCACCTATATCGCGTCACTGGGCATCGGCGTGCTGGTGTTCCAGGTTCTCCTTGGGCAACAGCTGGATTGGGCCGTCCCCGCGATGACCTTTGTGCTGATTGTGGCC
- a CDS encoding O-succinylhomoserine sulfhydrylase, translated as MNQTPDGIPSVRIPKALPDGVSQATIGVRGGLLRSEFEETAEAMYLTSGYVYESAAAAERAFTGEVDRYVYSRYGNPTISMFEERLRLIEGAEAAFATATGMSAVFTALGALLGAGDRLVAARSLFGSCFVVCNEILPRWGVETVFVDGEDLSQWEEALSVPTQAVFFETPSNPMQSLVDIEAVCQLAHDAGAKVVLDNVFATPLLQQGIPLGADVVVYSGTKHIDGQGRVLGGAILGEAEYIEGPVKTLMRHTGPALSPFNAWTLVKGLETLDLRVRHANESASKIAHFLEQHPAVRWVRYPFLPSHPQYELAKRQMRGGGTVVTFELDADGDAGKQRAFEVLDGTSLIDISNNLGDSKSLITHPATTTHRAMGPEGRAAIGLSDGVVRLSVGLESTEDLIADLERALG; from the coding sequence ATGAACCAGACTCCTGACGGCATTCCCTCGGTGCGCATACCCAAGGCGCTGCCCGACGGCGTGAGCCAGGCGACCATCGGCGTGCGCGGTGGGCTGCTGCGCTCCGAGTTCGAGGAGACCGCCGAGGCGATGTACCTGACCTCCGGTTACGTCTACGAAAGCGCGGCTGCCGCGGAACGCGCCTTCACCGGCGAGGTCGATCGGTATGTGTACTCCCGCTACGGCAACCCCACGATCTCCATGTTCGAGGAGCGGTTGCGGCTCATCGAGGGTGCCGAGGCGGCATTCGCGACGGCGACAGGCATGTCGGCCGTCTTCACCGCGCTGGGCGCGTTGCTCGGTGCCGGTGACAGGCTGGTCGCGGCTCGGAGCCTGTTCGGGTCCTGTTTCGTGGTCTGTAACGAGATTCTGCCGCGCTGGGGTGTGGAGACCGTGTTCGTGGACGGTGAAGACCTCTCCCAGTGGGAGGAAGCGCTGTCCGTTCCTACACAGGCAGTCTTCTTCGAAACCCCTTCCAACCCAATGCAATCACTCGTCGACATCGAAGCGGTGTGCCAGCTGGCGCATGATGCCGGTGCAAAGGTGGTGCTGGACAACGTTTTTGCTACCCCGCTTTTGCAGCAGGGTATTCCGCTGGGCGCCGACGTGGTGGTCTATTCAGGCACCAAGCACATCGACGGGCAGGGTCGTGTGCTCGGCGGCGCCATCCTGGGTGAGGCTGAGTACATCGAGGGTCCGGTGAAGACGCTGATGCGACACACCGGGCCGGCGTTGAGCCCCTTCAATGCCTGGACGCTGGTGAAAGGCCTTGAAACACTGGATCTTCGGGTGCGGCACGCCAACGAATCCGCCTCCAAGATTGCGCATTTCCTGGAACAGCATCCTGCGGTGCGCTGGGTGCGGTACCCGTTCCTGCCGAGCCATCCTCAGTACGAACTGGCCAAGCGGCAGATGCGCGGCGGTGGCACCGTCGTCACCTTCGAGCTGGACGCCGACGGCGACGCGGGCAAGCAGCGAGCCTTCGAGGTGCTCGACGGGACCTCGCTCATCGACATCTCGAACAACCTGGGTGACTCCAAGTCGCTCATCACCCATCCCGCCACCACCACCCATCGGGCAATGGGTCCGGAGGGACGTGCGGCGATCGGGCTCTCCGATGGCGTGGTGCGTTTGTCGGTCGGACTGGAGTCCACCGAGGACTTGATCGCAGATCTAGAACGGGCACTCGGCTAA
- a CDS encoding rhodanese-like domain-containing protein: MGYAGDITPEAAWALLKENPEAVLVDVRTSAEWKWVGVPDLTELGRDVVYVEWVRSNGERNEQFLDELAAAGVTPGERPVVFLCRSGNRSIGSAELATEAGIAPSYNVVDGFEGNLDENGHRGGVGWRAIGLPWRQS; the protein is encoded by the coding sequence GTGGGCTATGCAGGAGATATCACCCCGGAGGCGGCGTGGGCGCTGCTGAAGGAAAACCCGGAGGCCGTGCTGGTTGATGTGCGCACGTCGGCGGAGTGGAAGTGGGTCGGGGTTCCCGACCTCACCGAACTCGGCCGCGATGTCGTGTACGTCGAGTGGGTGCGCTCTAACGGTGAACGCAACGAGCAGTTCCTCGACGAGCTGGCCGCGGCCGGGGTAACGCCCGGCGAGCGTCCGGTGGTGTTCCTGTGCCGGTCCGGAAACCGGTCGATCGGGTCGGCTGAACTGGCCACCGAGGCGGGAATAGCCCCCTCCTACAACGTGGTTGACGGGTTCGAGGGCAACCTGGATGAGAACGGGCACCGTGGCGGCGTCGGATGGCGTGCCATCGGTCTGCCGTGGCGGCAGTCATGA
- a CDS encoding nuclear transport factor 2 family protein: MTPEEQVESEDRGSIGPFIAGAVIFGIVVIGIAVSTFFRSGDGLTEEGRVGQSLIAQNDALQRHAYADYVASSCRAILGAEQNVIAAQDKSEAARGNRYVEDVKDVKITGDTATAAVTYHYMKSEDTTLTADVSFVKEDGSWRVCSQYQ, encoded by the coding sequence GTGACGCCCGAGGAGCAGGTGGAATCCGAGGATCGTGGGAGTATCGGCCCCTTCATCGCCGGGGCGGTGATCTTTGGAATCGTGGTGATCGGTATTGCGGTGTCGACGTTCTTCCGGTCGGGTGACGGTCTCACCGAAGAGGGCAGGGTAGGGCAGTCGCTCATCGCGCAGAACGATGCGCTGCAGCGACATGCCTATGCCGACTATGTGGCCAGCAGCTGCCGAGCCATCCTCGGCGCGGAACAGAATGTGATTGCCGCGCAGGACAAATCCGAGGCGGCGCGCGGAAACCGGTATGTGGAGGACGTCAAGGACGTCAAGATCACCGGGGATACCGCCACCGCCGCGGTGACCTATCACTACATGAAATCCGAGGACACCACGCTCACCGCGGACGTCTCCTTCGTCAAGGAAGACGGCTCGTGGAGGGTCTGCTCGCAGTACCAATAG
- the purT gene encoding formate-dependent phosphoribosylglycinamide formyltransferase, which translates to MKDIVVTQEGSPPSEQGSTASTDTVEPGPAETAPVTEDAIRATNGAKVLKAAKAVKPAVETAASAGDAPGPAAPNRTTVMLLGSGELARELAISFQRLGAEVVVVDTGTPGPAQDAADRSMRASIGESETLFELIEKERPRFVVPLVETASVDALEKLADGKVTQVIPTAKAVRLAGDREAMRRMAAEELGLPTPAYWFANSVEELHKVLESAGFPVVVRPVSAAYGQGESVVLRESDAEPAWDQAVAANIGDIQRVLVETVVEIDYEITLLTVRTAGVGGATRLYFCEPIAHRQSGTDAMQMWQPQPLSQAALELARSIAARAVNALGGHGVYGVELFVRGDEVYFCDVSARPYDSGLVTVRSQRLSEFDMHARAVLGVPIDTILVSPAAAELVYGDGQGPTSRQLDEALQIPESDIRVFGHSEIHRRRRVGLALATAPNTALAMSRAHQVARHLR; encoded by the coding sequence ATAAAAGACATCGTGGTGACGCAGGAGGGTTCGCCCCCCAGCGAGCAAGGGTCGACGGCGTCAACTGACACCGTGGAGCCCGGGCCCGCCGAGACGGCGCCGGTGACCGAGGACGCCATCCGTGCCACCAACGGCGCCAAGGTGCTCAAGGCCGCCAAGGCGGTGAAGCCCGCTGTCGAGACGGCGGCGTCTGCCGGGGACGCACCGGGGCCTGCTGCGCCCAACCGCACCACGGTGATGCTGCTGGGTTCGGGTGAACTCGCCAGAGAATTGGCCATCTCCTTCCAGCGCCTGGGCGCTGAGGTCGTTGTGGTGGACACCGGTACGCCCGGGCCTGCCCAGGACGCGGCGGACCGTTCGATGCGCGCGTCGATCGGTGAGTCGGAGACGTTGTTCGAGCTCATCGAGAAGGAACGGCCCCGGTTCGTGGTGCCGCTGGTGGAGACGGCCTCGGTCGACGCACTCGAGAAACTCGCCGACGGCAAGGTCACCCAGGTCATTCCGACCGCCAAGGCCGTGCGACTGGCGGGCGATCGCGAGGCGATGCGGCGGATGGCGGCCGAGGAACTCGGCTTGCCCACGCCCGCCTACTGGTTCGCGAACTCGGTCGAGGAACTGCACAAGGTTCTCGAATCCGCGGGTTTCCCGGTAGTGGTGCGCCCGGTCTCGGCCGCCTACGGGCAGGGCGAATCGGTGGTGCTTCGGGAGAGCGACGCGGAACCGGCGTGGGATCAAGCCGTCGCGGCGAACATCGGCGACATCCAGCGAGTGCTGGTGGAAACCGTGGTGGAGATCGACTACGAGATCACGCTGCTGACGGTGCGCACGGCCGGGGTCGGCGGTGCGACCAGACTGTATTTCTGCGAGCCCATCGCACACCGGCAGAGTGGCACCGACGCGATGCAGATGTGGCAGCCGCAGCCGCTGAGTCAGGCGGCGCTCGAGCTGGCGCGGTCGATTGCCGCCCGCGCGGTCAATGCCCTTGGTGGGCACGGTGTTTACGGTGTCGAGCTGTTCGTTCGTGGCGACGAGGTCTACTTCTGCGACGTGAGTGCGCGGCCCTATGACTCCGGGCTGGTGACGGTGCGATCGCAGCGGTTGTCCGAGTTCGATATGCACGCGCGCGCGGTGCTGGGGGTTCCGATCGACACCATTTTGGTGTCGCCGGCGGCCGCCGAGCTGGTCTACGGCGACGGTCAGGGTCCGACGTCGCGGCAGCTCGATGAGGCGTTGCAGATACCTGAGAGCGATATTCGGGTGTTCGGGCATTCGGAGATCCATCGGCGCCGCCGTGTTGGGTTGGCACTCGCCACCGCACCTAATACCGCGCTGGCGATGAGCCGCGCGCATCAGGTCGCCAGGCATCTGCGGTGA
- a CDS encoding UBP-type zinc finger domain-containing protein — protein sequence MKRLFRRGSAAPASTPGQGPCPELAAATGPDPEPRTPGHCEDCAALGEQVWAHLRMCLECGRVSCCDSSPHQHATAHFHASGHPVMRSHEPGEDWRWCYIHSTLG from the coding sequence ATGAAGCGGCTGTTTCGGCGCGGATCTGCCGCGCCCGCGTCGACACCGGGGCAGGGCCCCTGTCCGGAGCTGGCAGCCGCCACCGGGCCCGATCCTGAACCCCGGACCCCCGGGCATTGCGAGGACTGCGCCGCACTGGGCGAGCAGGTCTGGGCACATTTGCGGATGTGCCTGGAATGCGGCCGGGTGAGCTGCTGCGATTCCAGTCCCCACCAGCACGCCACCGCACATTTTCACGCCTCGGGCCACCCGGTGATGCGTTCCCATGAGCCCGGTGAGGATTGGCGCTGGTGTTATATCCACAGCACTCTGGGTTGA
- a CDS encoding Na+/H+ antiporter has product MNVSLLAVLTAALVLAAISRRFGLPTPLVLVVAGLAATAIPGLPSIEMDPDLVLFVILPPLLYTTALESSYVNLRKNVRAVSSLAVVLPLVTTVAVGFVAFYAVPELPLAGAMVLGAIVAPPDAVSATAIGRRLGLPRNIMTLLGGESLLNDATALTAYRVAIAAAIGLGATVADGLKIFALAAVGGVLVGVVIGKLVNIIRCKLDDPLSESAIGLVVPFFAYLLAEEIHGSGVIAVVVAGLMLGHRSVHAGYATRLQDDAVWKAVQLLLESFAFLLIGLQLPKVIEGLRGLSFQTILLSSIAVLATVIVVRIVFVFAFAYMRPPGQRPSARGVFVVAWAGMRGVVSLAMAFAVPLSTVTGEPLPGHPHIVFLTFVVVVGTLLLHGLTLPWVIRVLGVQSDDERKDALAEAAAQDKAARAAADRLEELLDDNDGIEDTNVRSRAAEILRHWNTRRRNAAWERLGRSDEDAGESPMAAFRNLRLEMLEKEREVFIAERDAGNIDDEVLRTVLRGLDLEEATMNQADR; this is encoded by the coding sequence GTGAACGTTTCACTGCTGGCAGTACTCACGGCCGCCCTCGTCCTGGCAGCGATTTCCCGGCGATTCGGGCTTCCCACCCCGTTGGTACTGGTCGTGGCGGGTTTGGCGGCCACCGCCATCCCCGGCCTGCCGTCCATCGAGATGGACCCGGACCTGGTGCTGTTCGTGATTCTGCCGCCGCTGCTCTACACCACGGCGCTGGAGAGCTCTTACGTGAACCTGCGCAAGAACGTGCGGGCGGTCAGCAGCCTGGCCGTGGTGCTTCCGCTGGTCACCACCGTCGCGGTGGGCTTCGTGGCGTTCTATGCGGTTCCCGAGCTGCCGCTGGCCGGCGCGATGGTGCTCGGCGCCATCGTGGCACCGCCCGATGCGGTATCGGCCACCGCCATCGGCCGCCGCCTGGGCCTGCCGCGCAACATCATGACGCTGCTGGGCGGCGAGAGTCTGCTCAACGACGCCACCGCACTCACTGCCTATCGGGTCGCGATCGCCGCGGCGATCGGGCTCGGGGCCACCGTGGCCGACGGGCTCAAGATCTTTGCGCTCGCGGCCGTCGGTGGGGTGCTCGTCGGGGTTGTCATCGGGAAATTGGTCAACATCATCCGCTGCAAGCTCGACGATCCACTGTCCGAGAGCGCCATCGGCCTGGTGGTGCCGTTCTTCGCCTACCTGCTCGCCGAGGAGATACACGGCTCCGGCGTGATCGCGGTGGTGGTCGCCGGGCTGATGCTGGGGCACCGCTCGGTCCATGCCGGATACGCCACCCGGCTACAGGACGATGCGGTGTGGAAGGCCGTGCAGCTGCTGCTCGAGTCCTTCGCGTTCCTGCTCATCGGGTTGCAGCTGCCCAAGGTCATCGAGGGACTACGCGGCCTGTCGTTCCAGACCATCTTGCTGTCGTCGATCGCGGTGCTGGCCACCGTCATCGTGGTCCGCATCGTGTTCGTCTTCGCGTTCGCTTATATGCGTCCGCCCGGCCAACGCCCGTCGGCACGTGGGGTCTTTGTGGTGGCGTGGGCCGGGATGCGGGGTGTGGTGTCGCTGGCGATGGCCTTCGCGGTGCCGCTGTCCACCGTCACCGGCGAGCCGCTGCCCGGGCATCCGCACATCGTGTTCCTCACCTTCGTGGTGGTGGTGGGAACCCTTCTGCTGCATGGTCTTACGTTGCCGTGGGTGATCCGTGTGCTGGGCGTGCAGAGCGACGATGAACGCAAGGACGCCCTGGCCGAGGCCGCCGCCCAGGACAAGGCTGCCCGCGCGGCGGCCGATCGTCTCGAGGAACTCCTGGATGACAACGACGGCATCGAGGACACCAACGTGCGCAGCCGGGCCGCGGAGATCCTGAGGCACTGGAACACCCGGCGCCGCAACGCGGCCTGGGAGCGCCTCGGACGCAGCGATGAGGATGCCGGTGAGAGCCCGATGGCCGCGTTCCGGAACCTGCGCCTGGAGATGCTCGAGAAGGAGCGTGAAGTGTTCATCGCCGAACGCGATGCGGGCAATATCGACGACGAGGTGCTGCGCACCGTGTTGCGGGGGCTCGACCTCGAAGAGGCCACCATGAATCAGGCCGACAGGTAG
- a CDS encoding PaaI family thioesterase, with translation MTADGDRLAALHEEMNRAIREIRGGGFPQYSPSSVGPGFGRFLTAMRRLQDLAVSADMDDPRWDEAADLTEKLVELMDPYQAPEGVGPANRVADEPANGHLLLPPWFIDKAGPDGIEAHGDFPRFYLGGNGAVHGGILPLLFDHLFGMTVIMAGRTISRTAFLHVNYRQVVPVGVPLTASSRIDEVDRRKAFVSAELYDAQGTVLADANGLMVQLLPGQP, from the coding sequence ATGACTGCCGACGGGGACAGACTCGCCGCACTGCATGAAGAGATGAATCGGGCCATCCGTGAAATCCGTGGCGGGGGTTTTCCCCAGTACTCGCCGTCCTCGGTGGGGCCCGGATTCGGGCGGTTCCTGACCGCCATGCGGCGGCTGCAGGATCTCGCGGTGTCGGCCGATATGGACGATCCGCGCTGGGACGAGGCGGCCGATCTCACCGAGAAGCTCGTCGAGCTGATGGACCCGTACCAGGCGCCCGAGGGTGTCGGACCTGCCAATCGGGTCGCCGACGAGCCCGCCAACGGGCACCTGTTGCTGCCGCCGTGGTTCATCGACAAGGCCGGACCGGACGGTATCGAGGCGCACGGTGACTTCCCGCGGTTCTACCTCGGCGGTAATGGCGCCGTACACGGCGGCATCTTGCCGCTGTTGTTCGACCATCTCTTCGGGATGACGGTGATCATGGCGGGCCGCACCATCAGCCGTACGGCCTTCCTGCACGTCAACTACCGCCAGGTGGTGCCGGTCGGTGTGCCCCTGACGGCCAGCAGCCGCATCGACGAGGTGGATCGCCGCAAGGCGTTCGTCTCGGCGGAGCTCTATGACGCACAGGGGACGGTGCTGGCCGATGCCAACGGGCTGATGGTGCAGCTGCTGCCCGGCCAGCCGTGA
- a CDS encoding adenylosuccinate synthase, which translates to MPAIVLIGAQWGDEGKGKATDLLGGSVQWVVRYQGGNNAGHTVVLPNGENFALHLIPSGILTPGVTNVIGNGVVVDPGVLLTELAGLEQRGIDTSGLILSADAHLLMPYHVAIDKVTERYLGSKKIGTTGRGIGPCYQDKVARIGIRVADVLDEESLRQKVHAALEFKNQVLVKIYNRKALDPDQVVDGVLEQAEGFKHRIADARLELNQALERGETVLLEGSQGTLLDVDHGTYPFVTSSNPTAGGASVGSGIGPTRITTVLGILKAYTTRVGSGPFPTELFDEHGAYLAKTGGEVGVTTGRARRCGWFDAVIARYATRVNGITDYFLTKLDVLSSLQTVPICVGYEVDGKRTNEMPMTQSEIYRATPVYEELPGWWEDISTAREFSDLPAKAQDYVLRLEELAGAPMSCIGVGPGRDQTIVRRDILSKS; encoded by the coding sequence ATGCCGGCAATAGTCCTGATCGGCGCCCAGTGGGGTGACGAGGGGAAAGGCAAGGCAACCGACCTGCTCGGTGGCTCGGTTCAATGGGTAGTCCGCTACCAGGGCGGTAACAACGCCGGACACACCGTGGTGTTACCCAACGGAGAGAACTTCGCCTTGCACCTCATCCCGTCGGGGATCCTCACCCCGGGGGTGACGAACGTCATCGGCAACGGGGTCGTCGTCGATCCGGGCGTGCTCTTGACCGAGCTCGCGGGTCTGGAGCAGCGGGGTATCGACACCTCGGGTCTCATCTTGTCCGCTGACGCGCATCTGCTGATGCCGTACCACGTCGCGATCGACAAGGTGACCGAAAGGTACCTGGGATCCAAGAAGATTGGCACCACCGGCCGCGGTATCGGCCCCTGCTATCAGGACAAGGTGGCGCGTATCGGGATCCGGGTCGCCGATGTTCTCGACGAGGAATCTCTGCGCCAAAAGGTTCATGCCGCACTGGAATTCAAGAACCAGGTGTTGGTCAAGATCTACAACCGCAAGGCACTCGACCCGGATCAGGTTGTCGACGGTGTGCTGGAGCAGGCCGAGGGATTCAAGCATCGCATTGCCGACGCGCGCCTTGAGCTCAACCAGGCGCTGGAACGCGGTGAGACGGTGCTGCTGGAGGGATCGCAGGGCACGCTACTCGACGTCGATCACGGCACCTATCCCTTTGTGACGTCCTCGAATCCGACGGCCGGCGGCGCTTCGGTGGGGTCCGGTATCGGGCCCACCCGGATCACCACCGTGCTCGGGATTCTCAAGGCGTACACCACCCGCGTCGGTTCGGGTCCGTTCCCCACCGAGCTGTTCGACGAGCACGGCGCCTACCTGGCCAAGACGGGCGGCGAGGTGGGCGTTACCACTGGGCGCGCCCGGCGCTGCGGGTGGTTCGACGCCGTCATCGCCCGGTACGCCACCCGGGTCAACGGCATCACCGACTACTTCCTGACCAAGCTGGACGTGCTGTCGAGTCTGCAGACCGTCCCGATCTGTGTCGGGTACGAGGTGGATGGCAAGCGCACCAACGAAATGCCGATGACCCAGAGCGAGATCTACCGCGCCACACCGGTTTACGAAGAGCTTCCGGGTTGGTGGGAGGACATTTCCACGGCTCGCGAGTTCAGCGACCTGCCCGCCAAGGCGCAGGACTACGTGTTGCGTCTCGAAGAGCTAGCCGGTGCGCCGATGTCATGCATCGGCGTTGGGCCGGGCCGCGATCAGACGATTGTGCGGCGGGACATACTCTCGAAGTCATGA